The Geoglobus acetivorans genome window below encodes:
- the purB gene encoding adenylosuccinate lyase translates to MHIVHPIDYRYGTPEMKRIWSEESRIRRMIWVELALLKALAGKGFLSHQDYEMARRNSRNVSPERVKEIEAEIKHDVMSLVRAVSEVAGSASRWVHFGATSNDIIDTAVATQLRDSIKIFEVKLARLISILADKAEEHKKTICLGRTHGQPALPVTYGFRFAIWASELMRHLERMEELKKRLLVGQLSGAVGTQAAFGDDGIEIEERVMNYLNLTPAEISAQIIPRDVYCEYVEWLANLSTTLEKIALNIRLWQRSETQEVFESFDTEKQVGSSTMPHKRNPIDSEQICGLARIVRGFVEPQHQSALLWEERDLSNSSAERIILVEATILADHILTKTIRLLRNLQIDEQRARENLERWKGVNQSEAVMIALTKKGVSRQVAHELLRKNSMKAYQTGKSLVELLIEDEELRTYLTEDEVGELLKPENYLGTSLLKISRVVEKARTVAEKYLG, encoded by the coding sequence ATGCACATTGTTCATCCCATTGACTACCGGTATGGGACACCGGAAATGAAAAGAATCTGGAGCGAGGAGAGCCGTATACGCAGGATGATCTGGGTAGAACTTGCGCTTCTGAAAGCACTTGCTGGTAAGGGCTTTCTCAGCCATCAGGATTACGAGATGGCGAGAAGGAACTCCCGTAATGTGTCTCCAGAGCGGGTTAAGGAGATTGAGGCGGAGATAAAGCACGATGTTATGAGTCTTGTTAGGGCTGTATCGGAAGTGGCAGGCAGTGCAAGCAGATGGGTTCATTTCGGTGCCACATCCAACGACATCATAGATACTGCCGTGGCGACCCAGTTGAGGGATAGCATAAAGATTTTCGAGGTTAAGCTCGCCAGGCTGATAAGCATTCTGGCAGATAAGGCTGAAGAGCATAAGAAAACCATCTGTCTCGGCAGAACGCATGGACAGCCGGCACTTCCAGTAACTTATGGATTCAGATTCGCCATCTGGGCTTCTGAATTGATGAGGCATCTTGAAAGAATGGAAGAACTGAAGAAGAGACTTCTCGTGGGTCAGCTGAGCGGGGCTGTTGGCACTCAGGCGGCCTTCGGTGATGATGGGATCGAAATTGAGGAAAGGGTCATGAACTATCTGAATCTCACCCCCGCAGAAATCTCTGCTCAGATTATTCCGAGAGATGTTTACTGCGAGTATGTGGAGTGGCTTGCAAATCTATCAACAACTCTCGAAAAAATTGCCCTCAACATCAGACTGTGGCAGAGGAGCGAAACTCAGGAAGTTTTTGAAAGCTTTGACACCGAAAAGCAGGTGGGAAGCTCCACTATGCCCCATAAGAGAAATCCGATTGACAGCGAACAGATATGCGGGCTTGCAAGGATTGTGAGGGGATTTGTGGAACCACAGCACCAGTCTGCCCTGCTGTGGGAGGAGAGAGATCTTTCCAACTCCTCTGCTGAGAGAATAATTCTTGTGGAGGCAACGATTCTGGCGGACCACATCCTCACGAAAACGATAAGGTTGCTGAGAAATCTCCAGATCGATGAACAGAGGGCGAGAGAAAATCTCGAGAGGTGGAAAGGGGTAAACCAGAGCGAGGCGGTGATGATTGCCCTGACGAAAAAAGGCGTATCAAGACAGGTTGCTCATGAATTGCTCAGGAAGAATTCGATGAAGGCTTATCAAACAGGAAAAAGCCTTGTGGAGCTTTTGATTGAGGACGAGGAATTGAGAACTTATCTGACGGAGGACGAGGTTGGGGAACTGCTGAAACCAGAGAATTATCTTGGAACCTCTCTTTTAAAGATCTCCCGTGTGGTCGAGAAGGCCAGAACAGTAGCTGAAAAATATCTCGGCTGA